One region of Olleya sp. Hel_I_94 genomic DNA includes:
- the hisS gene encoding histidine--tRNA ligase: MAQKPSIPKGTRDFNPEEVAKRNYIFSTIKSQFQRFGFQPIETPSFENSDTLMGKYGEEGDRLIFKILNSGDFLSKVDEPLYALKDSAKITPRISEKALRYDLTVPFARYVVQHQNEIEFPFKRYQMQPVWRADRPQKGRFREFYQCDADVVGSDSLWQEVEFVQLYDNVFTALKLEGATIKINNRKILSGIAEVIGASDKLIDFTVALDKLDKIGEDKVKEEMLGKGISEDGIAKLQPLFTLKGDFGSQIESLKSILSTSEEGQKGIEELSFINEAITALGLKSAKLQLDVTLARGLNYYTGAIFEVSAPEGVAMGSIGGGGRYDDLTGIFGLKNVSGVGISFGLDRIYLVLEELGLFPETITKSTEVLFINFGDKESLFSLKAIKALRANNINAELYPDSAKMKKQMNYANKRNIPFVVLVGEEELKNNQFTLKNMISGEQDKVNLEVLITKLK, encoded by the coding sequence ATGGCACAAAAACCAAGTATACCAAAAGGAACAAGAGATTTTAATCCAGAAGAAGTTGCAAAACGTAACTATATATTTAGTACTATAAAATCACAATTTCAACGTTTTGGATTTCAGCCAATAGAGACACCAAGTTTTGAAAACTCTGATACCTTAATGGGTAAGTATGGAGAAGAAGGTGATCGTTTGATTTTTAAAATTTTGAATTCAGGTGACTTTTTATCAAAAGTGGACGAGCCATTATATGCTTTAAAGGACTCAGCTAAAATAACACCAAGAATCTCAGAAAAGGCATTACGCTACGACTTAACAGTACCATTTGCTAGATACGTAGTCCAACATCAAAACGAAATAGAATTTCCGTTTAAACGCTATCAAATGCAACCTGTTTGGCGTGCTGATAGACCACAAAAAGGACGTTTTAGAGAGTTTTATCAATGTGATGCAGACGTGGTTGGTAGTGATAGTTTATGGCAAGAAGTAGAGTTTGTACAGTTGTATGACAACGTGTTTACAGCTTTAAAGTTAGAAGGTGCTACAATTAAAATAAACAATCGTAAAATATTATCTGGTATTGCTGAGGTTATTGGAGCAAGTGATAAGTTAATCGATTTTACTGTTGCTTTAGATAAATTAGATAAAATAGGAGAGGATAAGGTAAAGGAAGAAATGCTTGGTAAAGGTATTTCTGAAGACGGTATAGCTAAGCTTCAACCTTTATTTACTTTAAAAGGTGATTTTGGGTCACAAATAGAGAGTTTAAAATCTATTTTAAGTACCTCTGAAGAAGGTCAAAAAGGAATAGAAGAGTTAAGTTTTATTAATGAGGCTATAACTGCATTAGGTTTAAAATCTGCTAAATTACAGTTAGATGTAACGTTAGCTAGAGGTTTAAATTATTATACAGGAGCTATCTTTGAGGTATCTGCACCAGAAGGTGTAGCAATGGGATCTATTGGTGGAGGAGGTCGTTACGATGATTTAACAGGAATATTTGGTCTTAAAAATGTAAGTGGAGTAGGCATTAGTTTTGGATTAGATCGTATTTATTTAGTTTTAGAAGAATTAGGTTTGTTTCCAGAAACTATTACAAAATCTACAGAAGTATTGTTTATCAATTTTGGTGATAAAGAATCCTTATTTAGTTTAAAAGCAATTAAAGCTTTAAGAGCAAATAATATAAATGCCGAGCTGTATCCTGATAGTGCTAAAATGAAAAAGCAAATGAATTATGCCAATAAGCGTAACATACCATTTGTTGTTTTAGTAGGAGAGGAGGAACTTAAAAATAATCAATTCACTTTAAAAAATATGATTTCAGGGGAACAGGATAAAGTAAATTTAGAGGTGTTAATTACTAAGTTGAAATAA
- a CDS encoding DUF6495 family protein, which produces MKYSRLTKEQFEELHKEFINFLATQTITADEWETLKKDKPEVAEQELDVFSDLVWEGVLNQVKYVEQISAHNLHLFTFNDDHMHVIGIKIDGPIDVTTPDGFNWLRENLMDDTVTFTQGKKDYSEDKNLDKFKLIQSGSAITKGELYEYMNKLIN; this is translated from the coding sequence ATGAAGTATTCTAGACTTACAAAAGAACAATTTGAAGAATTACATAAAGAGTTTATAAACTTTTTAGCAACACAGACCATTACAGCAGACGAGTGGGAAACCTTAAAAAAGGATAAACCAGAAGTAGCAGAACAGGAGCTAGATGTTTTTAGTGATTTAGTTTGGGAAGGTGTGTTAAACCAAGTAAAGTATGTGGAGCAAATATCTGCACATAACTTACACTTATTTACTTTTAATGACGACCATATGCACGTTATAGGTATCAAGATAGATGGTCCAATAGATGTAACTACACCAGATGGTTTTAACTGGTTGCGCGAAAATTTAATGGACGACACAGTAACCTTTACACAAGGTAAAAAAGACTATTCTGAGGATAAAAACTTAGATAAATTTAAGCTTATTCAATCAGGAAGTGCTATTACAAAAGGAGAGTTGTATGAGTACATGAACAAGTTAATTAACTAA
- a CDS encoding glycerophosphodiester phosphodiesterase family protein: protein MKLLNRFRGNQAIKPLYFLLIVISFISCKNNKQEVTVVNETAVTIPTSKPSALINAFKYTPDQNVIISVHRGGKGLKHYPENCLETLKYINDSIPAIYEIDVAQTRDNVLVLMHDNTLERTTTGTDRLNKYTFEELQAFNLQDDYGNETTFKIPALKDVLVWAKQNNVVLTLDKKKSVSFDAIVALVKQVEAEDVSIIITYDMEQATEAHKLAPNLLLSVSARNQKELDWLLHSSIPTQNMLAFTGTKLSPNDFYKTVQSHGIKTILGTLGNLDKQAQAKGEVPYTIWKDKGIDVFATDRPFEVAKALNIKK from the coding sequence ATGAAATTATTAAATCGCTTTCGCGGAAATCAAGCCATTAAGCCACTATATTTTTTACTAATTGTAATTAGCTTTATATCGTGCAAAAATAATAAGCAAGAGGTAACGGTTGTAAATGAAACAGCAGTAACAATACCAACATCAAAACCTTCTGCTTTAATTAACGCTTTTAAATATACACCAGACCAAAATGTTATTATCAGTGTGCATAGAGGTGGTAAAGGGTTAAAACATTATCCAGAAAACTGTTTAGAAACCTTAAAATATATTAACGATAGTATACCTGCTATTTATGAAATCGATGTCGCACAAACTAGAGATAACGTATTAGTATTAATGCATGATAATACATTAGAGCGTACAACCACAGGGACAGATAGATTAAATAAATATACGTTTGAAGAGCTTCAGGCTTTTAATCTACAAGATGATTACGGTAATGAGACTACTTTTAAAATTCCAGCTTTAAAAGACGTTTTAGTATGGGCTAAACAAAACAATGTCGTATTAACTTTAGACAAGAAAAAAAGCGTGTCTTTTGATGCTATTGTAGCATTAGTAAAACAAGTAGAAGCAGAAGATGTATCAATAATTATAACTTATGATATGGAGCAAGCAACAGAAGCACATAAATTAGCACCTAATTTATTACTATCTGTTTCTGCCAGAAATCAAAAAGAATTAGATTGGTTATTACATTCAAGCATACCAACTCAAAATATGTTAGCCTTTACAGGTACTAAGTTATCACCAAATGACTTTTATAAAACAGTCCAATCTCATGGTATTAAAACTATTTTAGGAACTTTGGGTAACTTAGACAAACAAGCTCAAGCTAAAGGAGAAGTACCATATACCATATGGAAAGACAAAGGAATAGATGTTTTTGCAACAGACAGACCTTTTGAGGTCGCTAAAGCGTTAAATATTAAGAAATAG
- a CDS encoding carboxypeptidase regulatory-like domain-containing protein — MKKLNLTIALLLFTVLSFAQVTTANIKGLITEDANMPLFGANVVAIHEPTGTKYGAITNLDGRYNLLNLRVGGPYKVSITYVGFKDQIFSDVYLTLGKTTNLDAVMSSSEVSLDEVVITGSSSGTFGSDRTGAETSVGRRELTTLPTISRSASDFTRLEPSSSGNSFGGRNDQFNNFTLDGAVFNNPFGLDAATPGGQTDSQPISLDAIDQIQVSLAPYDVTLSGFTGAAVNAVTKSGTNEFHGTVYGFTRNEDMTGGKIRGEDVFQSDLEQNQYGISIGGPVIKNKLFFFVNFEKDERSDLGTNGFAPNRGTGAINESRVELEDLLTVQNALLDLGYDPGRFEGFNYDSNSTKGLFKLDWNINDNNRLAVIYNFLNASKEKPAHPSALGFRGPNTNTLQFENTGYEINNNIQSVQVELNSTLSGNVTNKFQMGYTHFDDFRDALSSPAPTITITDGGSNYIIAGHEPFSINNRLDQKVFQFSNNLNYVEGDHTYTVGFSYEKFQFDNSFNLGAYGAQGVFFPTTTMDDFQNFVDSGQLQNLFNEAAAADASLQANGEGVAGGFALAETNVGQLAFYLQDEWNVTENFKLTYGVRFDKPLFFDSSTKAQEVIDRACCYAPDIEYINPNTGEGVFLDNTKMPSNKVLISPRVGFNYDVKGDNSFQVRGGTGLFTGRLPFVWLGNQIANPEVFFYQMVDPDFKFPQVWRTNIGTDYRFENGIVATGDISYTKDINGAHVQNWGLRNPSGVLNAPGDTRPIYTSGDIINNAYVFTNSDKGRVWNFTAKAQKTFDNGLYTTIAYNYLNSKDVNSIEAEITGDAFAFNPVVGNANNDVLSYSKYGDTHRFIGVASKKFTYGKDKWATTISTFFEYAQGGRFNYTYGGDLNGDGSNLNDLLYVPTSSELQQMQFSGAGQAEAFEAFIQQDDYLSDRRGDYVERYGALAPWRGRWDLKLLQDYKFNVGGDNYNTIQFSVDILNLGNLLNSDWGVVQQPTSVQPVGVDVDASGVPTYTFTGVTETFSYDTSLLSRWQAQFGVRYIF, encoded by the coding sequence ATGAAAAAACTAAATTTAACTATAGCTTTATTGCTATTTACAGTATTAAGTTTTGCACAAGTTACCACAGCTAATATTAAGGGACTTATTACAGAAGACGCTAATATGCCATTATTTGGAGCTAATGTTGTAGCTATCCATGAGCCAACAGGAACAAAGTATGGTGCAATTACAAATTTGGATGGTCGTTACAATTTACTTAACCTTAGGGTTGGAGGACCATACAAAGTATCTATAACCTATGTTGGTTTTAAAGATCAAATTTTTTCTGATGTATATTTAACATTAGGTAAAACAACAAATTTAGATGCGGTTATGAGCTCTAGTGAAGTATCGCTAGATGAGGTCGTAATTACAGGATCGTCTTCCGGAACGTTTGGAAGTGATAGAACAGGAGCAGAAACAAGTGTTGGACGACGTGAATTAACTACGTTACCAACAATTTCTAGATCAGCTTCAGATTTTACTAGATTAGAACCGTCATCATCAGGAAACTCTTTTGGAGGTAGAAACGACCAGTTTAATAACTTTACACTGGATGGAGCAGTATTTAATAATCCGTTTGGATTAGATGCAGCAACTCCTGGAGGTCAAACAGACTCACAACCAATATCTTTAGATGCTATTGATCAAATACAAGTATCATTAGCGCCTTACGATGTGACATTATCTGGTTTTACAGGTGCAGCAGTAAATGCAGTAACAAAAAGCGGAACTAATGAGTTTCACGGTACAGTTTATGGTTTTACAAGAAATGAAGACATGACTGGTGGTAAAATACGAGGAGAAGACGTTTTTCAATCAGATTTAGAGCAAAATCAATACGGAATTAGTATTGGAGGTCCAGTAATTAAAAACAAATTATTCTTTTTTGTAAACTTTGAAAAAGATGAGCGTTCAGATTTAGGAACAAACGGATTTGCCCCAAATAGAGGTACAGGAGCAATTAATGAAAGTCGAGTAGAATTAGAAGACTTATTAACTGTACAAAATGCATTATTGGATTTAGGATATGATCCAGGAAGATTTGAAGGATTTAATTACGACTCAAACTCTACTAAAGGATTATTTAAATTAGATTGGAATATCAATGATAATAACCGTTTAGCGGTAATTTATAATTTTTTAAATGCCTCTAAAGAAAAGCCAGCCCATCCATCTGCATTAGGATTTAGAGGTCCTAATACTAACACATTACAATTTGAAAATACTGGTTATGAAATTAATAACAATATACAGTCAGTACAAGTTGAGTTAAATTCTACTTTATCAGGAAATGTGACTAATAAATTTCAAATGGGTTATACGCATTTTGATGATTTTAGAGACGCATTATCTTCGCCAGCACCAACGATTACAATTACAGATGGTGGATCAAACTATATAATTGCTGGTCATGAGCCATTTTCAATTAATAATAGATTAGACCAAAAGGTGTTTCAGTTTTCTAATAATTTAAATTATGTAGAAGGTGATCATACATATACTGTTGGTTTTTCATATGAAAAATTTCAATTTGATAACTCTTTTAATTTAGGTGCTTATGGTGCACAAGGGGTTTTCTTCCCAACTACAACAATGGATGATTTCCAAAACTTTGTGGATTCTGGTCAATTACAAAATTTATTTAACGAAGCTGCTGCTGCAGATGCAAGTTTACAAGCAAACGGAGAAGGTGTTGCAGGAGGATTTGCTCTAGCAGAAACTAATGTTGGACAATTAGCATTTTATTTACAAGATGAATGGAATGTTACAGAAAACTTTAAATTAACCTATGGTGTAAGATTTGACAAACCATTATTTTTTGATTCTTCTACTAAAGCACAAGAGGTTATTGACAGAGCATGTTGTTATGCTCCAGATATTGAGTATATCAATCCAAATACAGGAGAAGGTGTGTTTTTAGATAACACTAAAATGCCTTCAAACAAAGTATTAATTTCTCCAAGAGTTGGTTTTAATTACGATGTAAAAGGAGATAACAGTTTTCAAGTACGTGGTGGAACAGGATTATTTACTGGTCGTTTACCATTTGTATGGTTAGGTAACCAAATAGCTAATCCAGAGGTTTTCTTTTACCAAATGGTAGATCCTGATTTTAAATTCCCACAAGTATGGAGAACAAATATTGGTACAGATTACAGATTTGAAAACGGTATTGTAGCAACAGGAGATATCTCTTACACAAAAGATATTAATGGAGCGCATGTACAAAATTGGGGATTACGTAATCCTTCAGGAGTACTTAATGCACCAGGAGACACAAGACCAATTTATACTTCAGGTGACATTATTAATAATGCTTATGTATTTACAAATTCGGATAAAGGACGCGTTTGGAATTTTACAGCAAAAGCGCAAAAAACATTTGATAACGGATTGTATACAACTATAGCATACAACTATTTAAATTCAAAAGACGTAAACTCTATCGAGGCAGAAATCACTGGAGATGCTTTTGCATTTAACCCAGTAGTTGGTAATGCTAATAACGACGTTTTGTCTTACTCTAAATATGGAGACACACACCGTTTTATTGGTGTAGCAAGTAAAAAGTTTACTTATGGTAAAGACAAATGGGCTACTACAATCTCTACATTTTTTGAATACGCACAAGGTGGACGTTTTAACTACACTTATGGAGGAGATTTAAATGGAGATGGATCTAATTTAAATGATTTATTATATGTTCCAACTTCTTCAGAGCTGCAGCAAATGCAATTTTCTGGAGCAGGACAAGCAGAAGCTTTTGAAGCGTTTATCCAGCAAGATGATTACTTAAGTGATCGTCGTGGAGATTATGTAGAGCGTTACGGAGCATTAGCACCATGGAGAGGACGTTGGGATTTAAAATTATTACAAGACTATAAATTTAACGTTGGTGGTGATAATTATAACACAATCCAATTTAGCGTTGATATTTTAAACTTAGGTAACTTATTAAATAGTGATTGGGGAGTAGTACAACAACCAACATCTGTACAACCAGTTGGTGTAGATGTAGATGCATCTGGAGTACCAACCTATACATTTACAGGTGTAACCGAAACTTTTTCATACGATACAAGTCTTTTATCAAGATGGCAAGCACAATTTGGAGTTAGATACATTTTCTAG
- the rplI gene encoding 50S ribosomal protein L9 gives MELILKQDVENLGFKDDVVTVKNGYGRNFLIPTGHAVLATKSAKKVLEETLKQRAYKESKEVEEANKVAEAIKALEIKIAAKVGQGDKLFGSVNNIDVAEALAKEGQDIDKKYISVTTVKRLGKYNAAVRLHRAVNVDLEFEVVAQA, from the coding sequence ATGGAACTTATATTAAAACAAGACGTTGAGAATTTAGGATTTAAAGACGATGTTGTAACGGTTAAGAACGGTTATGGTAGAAACTTTTTAATCCCTACAGGTCATGCTGTTTTAGCAACAAAATCTGCTAAAAAAGTATTAGAAGAAACTTTAAAGCAACGTGCTTACAAAGAGTCTAAAGAAGTTGAAGAAGCTAATAAAGTGGCTGAAGCAATTAAAGCTTTAGAAATCAAAATCGCTGCTAAAGTTGGTCAAGGAGACAAATTATTTGGATCTGTAAACAACATTGACGTTGCTGAAGCATTAGCTAAAGAAGGTCAAGACATCGATAAAAAATACATTTCTGTAACTACAGTTAAGCGTTTAGGTAAATATAACGCAGCAGTACGTTTACACAGAGCTGTAAATGTTGATTTAGAATTTGAAGTTGTAGCGCAAGCATAA
- the rpsR gene encoding 30S ribosomal protein S18, with protein sequence MSSIEQQSKGKKEGEIRYLTPLNIETNKNKKYCRFKKSGIKYVDYKDADWLLGFVNAQGKILPRRLTGTSLKYQRKVSVAVKRARHLALMPYVADLLK encoded by the coding sequence ATGTCAAGTATAGAACAACAATCAAAAGGAAAAAAAGAAGGAGAAATTAGATATCTTACTCCTTTAAATATTGAAACTAACAAAAACAAAAAGTATTGTCGTTTCAAAAAGTCTGGTATCAAGTATGTAGATTACAAAGATGCAGATTGGTTATTAGGATTTGTTAACGCTCAAGGTAAAATTTTACCAAGACGTTTAACAGGTACGTCATTAAAGTATCAAAGAAAAGTGTCTGTAGCTGTAAAAAGAGCACGTCACTTAGCTTTAATGCCATACGTAGCAGATTTATTAAAATAA
- the rpsF gene encoding 30S ribosomal protein S6 encodes MNHYETVFILNPVLSETQIKETVQKYEEFLVSRGAKMVSKEDWGLKKLAYPIQNKKSGFYHLFEYQVEGEVINPLEVEFRRDERFMRYLTVTMDKHAVSWAERRRVKLKQKA; translated from the coding sequence ATGAATCATTATGAAACTGTTTTCATCTTAAATCCCGTTTTATCTGAAACACAGATAAAGGAAACAGTACAGAAATACGAAGAATTTCTTGTATCTAGAGGAGCAAAGATGGTATCAAAAGAAGATTGGGGACTTAAAAAGTTAGCTTACCCAATACAAAACAAAAAAAGTGGATTTTATCACTTATTTGAGTACCAAGTAGAAGGAGAGGTAATCAATCCTTTAGAAGTAGAGTTTAGACGTGATGAGCGTTTTATGCGTTACTTAACTGTAACTATGGACAAACATGCAGTGTCATGGGCGGAACGTAGAAGAGTTAAACTTAAACAAAAAGCGTAA
- a CDS encoding LytR/AlgR family response regulator transcription factor — protein sequence MILNCVVVDDSAIQRLSIVKLIENNNHLNLIAEYSSALETKNGLNTHKVDLIFLDIEMPVLNGFELLDVLNNKPQIVFVTGKTEYAFKAFNYDATDYLQKPITRERFSQAVDKAVEHHKLKLDYNQEEGEHIFVKSNLKKRKVYIRDIKWIEALGDYVKLVTEDTSLVVLSTMKAFESELPDGKFLRIHKSYIVNLDKVDRFNSKNVEVGAYEIPLSRNKKTQLVDALNSI from the coding sequence ATGATATTAAATTGTGTAGTAGTTGATGATTCAGCGATACAAAGACTTTCTATTGTAAAATTAATAGAGAATAATAATCATCTAAATTTAATTGCTGAATATAGCAGTGCTTTAGAGACTAAAAACGGTTTAAACACCCACAAAGTTGATCTTATCTTTTTAGATATTGAGATGCCTGTTTTAAATGGTTTTGAATTACTTGACGTACTTAACAATAAACCCCAAATTGTTTTTGTTACAGGTAAAACAGAATACGCTTTTAAGGCATTTAATTATGATGCGACTGATTATTTACAAAAACCTATTACTAGAGAACGTTTTAGTCAAGCTGTAGATAAAGCTGTAGAGCATCATAAATTAAAGTTAGATTATAACCAAGAAGAAGGAGAACATATCTTTGTTAAGAGTAATCTTAAAAAGCGTAAAGTTTATATTAGAGATATTAAATGGATTGAAGCACTTGGTGACTATGTAAAACTAGTTACTGAGGACACAAGCTTAGTGGTATTATCTACAATGAAAGCGTTTGAAAGCGAATTACCTGACGGTAAGTTTTTAAGAATCCATAAGTCTTATATTGTAAACCTGGACAAGGTTGATCGCTTTAACAGTAAAAATGTTGAAGTTGGTGCTTATGAAATCCCATTAAGTAGAAATAAAAAAACACAATTAGTAGATGCTTTAAACAGTATCTAA
- the priA gene encoding primosomal protein N', which translates to MHFIDVILPIPLEKRFTYSITQAESEFLTIGMRVSIPFGKTKIYTGIVAAIHQTAPVIYEAKEIHQILDEQPIVTQTQLQLWHWIAKYYMSTEGEVMRAALPNAFLLESETIISKNNALDLNENDLKDDEYLIYEALQHQSSLKIQDIANILDKKNVLPVVKRLVEKEAIILNEEIYDKYKPKYVRYVKLTEAYSSQDALNQLLETLSNRAKKQRDVVLTLFSISAKTKKPVKVTDLITESQASSATVKALIDKNILEDYHIQTDRVVYDGEDTEDSKALNQYQTEALQEIQTSFQTQNVVLLHGITSSGKTEVYVKLIEATISKGQQVLYLLPEIALTTQLVTRLQNYFGEQVAVFHSKYSAHERVEVYNQVLNNSAKAKIILGARSSIFLPFNDLGLIIVDEEHESSFKQFDPAPRYHARDVAVVLASIFKAKTLLGSATPSIESYHNAREKKYGLVEINRRYNNVQLPDIELVDIKDKQKRKKMKGHFSDRLIEEMTEAIADGHQIILFQNRRGYSPIVECNTCGHSPQCPNCDVSLTYHQYRKQLRCHYCGYNSAMQLKCMACGTPGLDTKGFGTEQIETEVKLLFPDLKVGRMDLDTTRGKFGYEKIITAFEQQEIDVLVGTQMLTKGLDFRNVKLVGIMNADNMLNFPDFRAHERSFQLMLQVSGRAGRTQKQGKVLIQTYNPYHKILQQVSTNDYIGMYKEQLEERYNYKYPPFYRLIKITIKHRDYNKVDLSGDWLAKALTQLFKHNVLGPEFPPISRIRNQYHKNILIKIPQGQPLGKTKEAIKKVHTSFEAIGNFKGVRVVINVDNY; encoded by the coding sequence TTGCATTTTATAGATGTCATACTGCCAATACCATTAGAAAAGCGTTTTACATATAGTATCACGCAAGCAGAAAGCGAGTTTTTAACTATTGGTATGCGTGTGTCTATCCCTTTTGGGAAAACAAAAATTTACACAGGTATTGTAGCTGCAATACATCAAACAGCACCTGTTATATATGAGGCTAAAGAGATTCATCAAATTTTAGATGAACAACCCATTGTAACCCAAACACAATTACAATTGTGGCATTGGATAGCTAAATATTACATGTCTACAGAAGGCGAAGTAATGCGTGCAGCTTTACCAAATGCTTTTTTGCTTGAAAGCGAAACTATAATAAGTAAAAACAATGCTTTAGATTTAAATGAGAACGATTTAAAAGACGACGAGTATTTGATTTACGAAGCATTGCAGCATCAATCGTCGCTTAAAATTCAGGATATTGCTAATATTTTGGATAAAAAAAATGTGCTTCCTGTTGTTAAGCGATTAGTAGAAAAAGAAGCCATTATTTTAAATGAAGAAATCTACGATAAGTACAAACCAAAATATGTTAGGTATGTTAAGCTGACAGAAGCATACAGCTCTCAAGACGCTTTAAATCAATTATTAGAAACGTTAAGTAATCGAGCCAAAAAGCAACGTGACGTTGTGCTTACATTATTTTCTATTTCGGCAAAGACCAAAAAACCTGTTAAAGTAACAGATTTAATTACAGAAAGTCAAGCGTCATCTGCAACCGTAAAGGCTTTAATAGATAAAAATATTCTGGAGGATTACCATATCCAAACAGATCGCGTCGTTTATGATGGTGAAGATACTGAGGATTCAAAAGCATTAAATCAGTATCAAACTGAAGCATTACAAGAAATTCAGACCAGTTTTCAAACACAAAATGTTGTGTTATTACATGGTATAACATCTTCCGGTAAAACAGAAGTATATGTAAAACTAATAGAAGCTACTATAAGTAAAGGACAACAGGTGTTGTATTTATTGCCAGAAATAGCATTAACAACACAATTAGTAACACGACTTCAAAATTACTTTGGAGAGCAGGTTGCAGTGTTTCATAGCAAATATTCTGCTCATGAGCGTGTGGAGGTTTATAATCAAGTGCTAAATAATTCCGCGAAAGCGAAAATAATTTTAGGAGCACGATCGTCCATTTTTTTACCATTTAACGATTTGGGTTTAATTATCGTCGATGAGGAGCATGAGTCTTCCTTTAAGCAGTTTGATCCAGCACCACGTTATCATGCCAGAGATGTCGCTGTAGTTTTAGCTTCAATATTTAAAGCAAAAACACTATTAGGAAGTGCAACTCCAAGTATTGAAAGCTATCACAATGCACGAGAAAAAAAATACGGTTTAGTCGAAATAAATCGACGATACAATAACGTTCAATTACCTGATATCGAGCTTGTTGATATTAAAGATAAGCAGAAACGGAAAAAAATGAAAGGTCATTTTTCTGATAGATTAATAGAAGAAATGACTGAAGCTATTGCAGATGGACATCAGATTATATTGTTTCAAAACAGAAGAGGATATTCTCCAATTGTAGAGTGCAATACGTGTGGACATTCGCCACAATGCCCTAACTGTGATGTTAGTTTAACGTATCATCAATATCGCAAACAATTACGTTGCCATTATTGTGGTTATAATAGTGCTATGCAGTTAAAATGTATGGCGTGTGGTACACCAGGTTTAGACACTAAAGGTTTTGGTACAGAGCAAATAGAAACCGAAGTCAAATTGCTGTTTCCAGATCTTAAAGTAGGTCGTATGGATTTGGATACTACAAGAGGTAAGTTTGGTTACGAAAAAATTATTACAGCGTTTGAGCAGCAAGAAATTGACGTTTTAGTTGGTACACAAATGTTAACTAAAGGACTTGATTTTAGAAACGTAAAGTTGGTAGGAATTATGAATGCTGACAATATGTTAAACTTTCCGGATTTTAGAGCGCATGAAAGGAGTTTTCAATTAATGTTACAAGTTTCTGGTAGAGCAGGACGTACCCAAAAACAAGGAAAAGTATTAATCCAGACGTATAATCCTTACCATAAAATTTTGCAACAAGTATCTACCAATGATTATATTGGAATGTATAAGGAGCAACTGGAAGAACGTTATAACTATAAATATCCACCATTTTACAGATTAATTAAAATTACGATTAAGCATAGGGATTATAATAAGGTAGATTTGTCAGGAGATTGGCTAGCAAAAGCATTAACACAGTTGTTTAAGCATAATGTTTTAGGACCAGAGTTTCCGCCAATATCAAGAATAAGAAATCAATACCACAAAAACATTTTAATAAAGATTCCGCAAGGTCAACCCTTAGGTAAAACTAAAGAAGCTATCAAAAAAGTACATACTAGTTTTGAGGCTATTGGTAATTTTAAAGGTGTTAGAGTTGTAATTAACGTCGATAACTATTAG
- a CDS encoding DUF2147 domain-containing protein: protein MKKSIIIVIVLIFGFSVNAQDILGKWKTIDDETGEAKSIVQIYKKDGKVFGKIIEIFNKERRDLPCVKCKGDDYNKPILGLDIIKSMTKDGKYFKNGTIVDPQNGKEYDLRLIVTDEGKLQVRGYIGFFYSTQYWERIQ from the coding sequence ATGAAAAAGAGTATCATTATTGTAATCGTATTAATCTTTGGTTTTTCAGTAAACGCACAAGATATTTTAGGAAAATGGAAAACCATTGATGACGAAACTGGAGAGGCTAAGTCCATTGTTCAGATTTACAAAAAAGACGGAAAGGTTTTTGGTAAAATTATCGAGATTTTTAATAAAGAAAGACGTGACTTACCTTGCGTAAAGTGTAAAGGTGACGATTATAATAAACCAATTTTAGGTTTAGATATTATTAAAAGTATGACCAAAGATGGTAAATACTTTAAAAACGGAACTATCGTAGATCCGCAAAATGGTAAAGAGTACGATTTAAGACTAATCGTAACAGATGAAGGAAAACTTCAGGTTAGAGGCTATATTGGTTTTTTCTACTCGACACAATATTGGGAAAGAATACAATAA